The Pseudomonas sp. IB20 region CCGCCAGGATGCCTTGAGCCGTCCGCTGATGGGCGAGGGCTTGCCATGCTGGACCTTCGGCCTGGGTAAACCTGATTTTAAAGCCTTCGGCATTCGCGAAGAGAACGGCGAGAAATACCTGGCCTTCGAATTCCAGAACCTGATGCCGGTGCGCGAACTGAAAATCCGTGGTGCGCATAACCAGTCCAATGCCCTGGCGGCCTTGGCGCTGGGCCATGCTGTAGGCCTGCCCTTCGATGCGATGCTTTCCAGCCTGCGCACTTTCGCCGGCCTTGAGCACCGCTGCCAGTGGGTCCGCGACCTCAATGGCGTCGGCTATTACAACGATTCCAAGGCCACCAACGTCGGTGCTGCATTGGCTGCTATTGAAGGCCTTGGCGCCGACATCGAAGGCAAGCTGGTGCTGATCGCCGGCGGCGACGGCAAAGGCGCTGACTTCAAGGACCTCAAAAGCCCGGTGGCTGCGCATTGCCGCGCCGTGGTGCTGATGGGCCGTGACAGCGACTTGATCGCCGCCGCTCTCGGTGACGGCGTGCCGCAAGTGCGCGCCACGTCCCTGGACGACGCCATTGCCCAATGCCAAGCCCTGGCCCAGCCGGGTGACGCAGTGCTGCTGTCACCGGCGTGCGCCAGTTTCGACATGTTCAAGAACTACGAAGAGCGCGGCCAACTGTTCGCCCGCGGCGTGGAGGCCTTGGCATGAATTTGCGAGATATCATCAAGCCGTACCCGTCGCCGATCATCACTGGCCGTGGCGTCGACCTCGACTTTCCGATGCTCGCCGGTTGCCTCGCGCTGCTGGGCCTGGGCCTGGTGATGATCACGTCGGCTTCTTCCGAAGTGGCCGCCGTGCAGTCGGGCAACACGCTGTACATGATGATCCGTCACTTGGTGTACCTGGTGATCGGCCTCGGCGCGTGCTTCGTTACCATGATGATCCCCATCGCCACCTGGCAGCGCCTGGGTTGGCTGATGCTGATCGGTGCGTTCGGCCTGCTGATCATGGTGATCCTCCCCGGCATCGGTCGTGAGGTGAACGGTTCGATGCGCTGGATCGGCTTCGGTGCGTTCAACGTGCAGCCGTCGGAAATCGCCAAGGTGTTCGTGGTGATCTACCTCGCCGGCTACCTCGTACGTCGCCAGAAAGAAGTGCGCGAAAGCTGGATGGGCTTCTTTAAGCCATTCATCGTGTTGCTGCCGATGGCCGGCCTGTTGCTGATGGAGCCCGACTTCGGTGCCACCGTGGTGATGATGGGCGCGGCGGCGGCGATGCTGTTTCTCGGCGGCGTGGGCTTGTTCCGGTTCGCCTTGATGGTGGTGCTGGCGGTGGTTGCCGTTTACCTGCTGGTCGAGGCACAACCGTATCGGATGGCGCGCCTGATTACCTTTACCGACCCTTGGTCCGATCAGTTCGGTTCCGGCTACCAGTTGACCCAGGCGCTGATCGCCTTTGGTCGCGGTGGGTGGCTGGGCGTCGGCTTGGGGAACAGCGTGCAGAAGCAGTTCTACCTGCCGGAAGCGCACACCGACTTCGTGTTCTCCGTGCTTGCCGAAGAGCTCGGCGCCGTGGGCTCGCTGTGCACCGTTGCGCTGTTCGTATTCGTCTGCGTACGCGCCCTTTACATCGGTCTTTGGGCCGAGAAAGCCAAACAGTTTTTCGCCGCCTATGTCGCGTACGGGTTGGCGTTTTTGTGGATTGGCCAGGTGCTGATCAACATCGGGGTAAACATCGGTCGTCTGCCGACCAAGGGTTTGACCTTGCCGTTTCTCAGCTACGGCGGCAGTTCGTTGGTCATCTGCTGCGTGTGCCTCGGCTTGTTGCTGCGCATCGAGTGGGAGAGTCGAACCCACCTGGGCAGCGAAGAGATGGAATTCAGCGAGAGCGATTTTGCCGAGGAGCCGAACCATGGGCGCTAACGTGCTGATCATGGCGGGCGGCACCGGGGGCCACGTGTTCCCGGCCCTGGCGTGCGCCCGCGAATTCCAGAACCGTGGCTACACCGTGCATTGGCTCGGTACGCCGCGTGGCATTGAAAATGAATTGGTCCCGAATGCCGGCTTGCCGCTGCATTTGATCAACGTCACCGGCCTGCGTGGCAAGGGCAAATTGTCCCTGCTCAAGGCGCCGTTCGTGTTGCTCAAGGCCGTGTGGCAGGCGCGCAAAGTCATCCGCGAATTGAAGCCGGTATGTGTGCTTGGTTTCGGTGGGTATGTGACCGGCCCTGGCGGTGTCGCCGCCAAGCTCGCTGGCGTGCCGGTGATCGTGCACGAACAGAACGCCGTCGCCGGTACCGCGAACCGCTTGCTGGTGCCATTGGCCGCGCGGGTGTGTGAAGCGTTCCCGAATACCTTCAGCGCCTCGGATAAGCGCCGTACCACCGGCAACCCGGTGCGCACTGAACTGTTTATGGACATTGCCCGTGAGGCACTGGCCGGGCGTAAGGCGCATCTGCTGATCCTCGGCGGAAGCCTGGGCGCCGAGCCACTGAATAAATTGCTGCCGCAAGCGCTGGCACAACTCCCTGTGGAGTTGCGCCCGGAGATCTTCCACCAGGCTGGCAAGAACCACGATGAAATCACCGCTACCCGCTATCGCGAGGCCGGTGTCGAGGCGGATGTACAGCCGTTCATCAAAGACATGGCCCAAGCCTATGGCTGGGCCGACCTGGTGGTCTGTCGCGCTGGTGCGTTGACCGTCAGTGAACTGGCCGCCGCCGGTCTGCCGTCCTTGCTGGTGCCTTTGCCCCACGCGATTGACGATCACCAGACCCGCAACGCCGAATATTTGGCCGGGGAGGGCGCTGCCTTCCTGCTGCCGCAAAGAACGACTGGCGCCGCCGATTTGGCCGCACG contains the following coding sequences:
- the murG gene encoding undecaprenyldiphospho-muramoylpentapeptide beta-N-acetylglucosaminyltransferase; translation: MGANVLIMAGGTGGHVFPALACAREFQNRGYTVHWLGTPRGIENELVPNAGLPLHLINVTGLRGKGKLSLLKAPFVLLKAVWQARKVIRELKPVCVLGFGGYVTGPGGVAAKLAGVPVIVHEQNAVAGTANRLLVPLAARVCEAFPNTFSASDKRRTTGNPVRTELFMDIAREALAGRKAHLLILGGSLGAEPLNKLLPQALAQLPVELRPEIFHQAGKNHDEITATRYREAGVEADVQPFIKDMAQAYGWADLVVCRAGALTVSELAAAGLPSLLVPLPHAIDDHQTRNAEYLAGEGAAFLLPQRTTGAADLAARLTEVLMQPERLNSMASTASRLAKPDATRTVVDICLEVAHG
- the murD gene encoding UDP-N-acetylmuramoyl-L-alanine--D-glutamate ligase, translated to MSLIASDHFRIVVGLGKSGMSLVRFLANRGTSFAVADTRENPPELVTLRRDYPHVEVRCGELDVEFLCRADELYVSPGLALATPALQAAAARGVKLSGDIDLFARNAKAPIVAISGSNAKSTVTTLVGEMAVAAGKRVAVGGNLGTPALDLLSDDVELYVMELSSFQLETTHDLGAEVATVLNVSEDHMDRYSGLPAYHLAKHRIFRGAKQVVVNRQDALSRPLMGEGLPCWTFGLGKPDFKAFGIREENGEKYLAFEFQNLMPVRELKIRGAHNQSNALAALALGHAVGLPFDAMLSSLRTFAGLEHRCQWVRDLNGVGYYNDSKATNVGAALAAIEGLGADIEGKLVLIAGGDGKGADFKDLKSPVAAHCRAVVLMGRDSDLIAAALGDGVPQVRATSLDDAIAQCQALAQPGDAVLLSPACASFDMFKNYEERGQLFARGVEALA
- the ftsW gene encoding putative lipid II flippase FtsW, producing the protein MNLRDIIKPYPSPIITGRGVDLDFPMLAGCLALLGLGLVMITSASSEVAAVQSGNTLYMMIRHLVYLVIGLGACFVTMMIPIATWQRLGWLMLIGAFGLLIMVILPGIGREVNGSMRWIGFGAFNVQPSEIAKVFVVIYLAGYLVRRQKEVRESWMGFFKPFIVLLPMAGLLLMEPDFGATVVMMGAAAAMLFLGGVGLFRFALMVVLAVVAVYLLVEAQPYRMARLITFTDPWSDQFGSGYQLTQALIAFGRGGWLGVGLGNSVQKQFYLPEAHTDFVFSVLAEELGAVGSLCTVALFVFVCVRALYIGLWAEKAKQFFAAYVAYGLAFLWIGQVLINIGVNIGRLPTKGLTLPFLSYGGSSLVICCVCLGLLLRIEWESRTHLGSEEMEFSESDFAEEPNHGR